In Gossypium arboreum isolate Shixiya-1 chromosome 5, ASM2569848v2, whole genome shotgun sequence, a single genomic region encodes these proteins:
- the LOC108451893 gene encoding probable pectate lyase 5 — MLPFTCILVICILGPFSSFGRAAFSLSLPHQHPHPESVVHDVQRRLNVSISRRQALSVSQKDQCLTGNPIDDCWRCDPNWYNNRQRLADCSIGFGQGTLGGKGGRVYTVVDSSDNDVANPKPGTLRHAVIQDEPLWIIFSTNMVIKLKHELIFNSFKTVDGRGVTVHVTGNGCITLQYVSHVIIHNIHVHHCKPSGNADIASSPTHVGWRGRSDGDGISIFSSQKIWIDHCALSYCTDGLIDAIMGSTGITISNNYFSHHNEVMLLGHDDRHLADSGMQVTIAFNHFGEALVQRMPRCRLGYIHVVNNDFTAWEMYAIGGSANPTINSQGNRYTAPVDPNAKEVTKRVDTDEREWASWNWRTEGDLMVNGAYFVPSGADVSPQYAKASSIQPKSAAFIQQLTFTAGVFGESSEETGSYTYPGYTGDTVPSGTGTTTTGSSGPTDDGNFFGMIFGSGAAPSPTPPALTSMASTFLSLLIILILYSITNQGALPPLLSLLLL; from the exons ATGCTTCCTTTCACCTGCATTCTCGTAATATGTATTTTAGGTCCATTCTCTTCATTTGGTAGAGCTGCCTTCAGTCTCAGCCTCCCTCACCAACATCCTCACCCTGAATCTGTTGTTCATGATGTTCAAAG GAGATTAAATGTGTCTATATCAAGAAGACAAGCTTTATCGGTAAGCCAAAAAGATCAATGCCTAACCGGAAACCCCATCGATGATTGCTGGCGGTGCGATCCCAACTGGTACAACAACCGCCAACGCTTAGCTGACTGTTCTATAGGTTTCGGGCAAGGAACCCTCGGCGGAAAAGGCGGCAGAGTCTACACTGTCGTGGATTCCTCCGACAACGACGTTGCTAATCCCAAACCAGGCACTCTCCGCCACGCCGTCATACAAGACGAACCCCTCTGGATCATCTTCTCAACCAACATGGTCATCAAGCTGAAGCACGAGCTGATTTTCAACTCTTTCAAAACCGTCGACGGCCGTGGTGTCACCGTTCATGTCACCGGGAATGGGTGTATAACATTGCAGTATGTCTCCCATGTTATTATACATAACATCCACGTTCACCATTGTAAACCATCGGGGAACGCCGACATTGCTTCGTCGCCGACGCATGTTGGATGGAGAGGAAGATCGGATGGTGATGGGATCTCCATTTTCAGTTCCCAGAAAATCTGGATCGATCATTGCGCCCTTAGTTACTGCACTGACGGTCTTATTGATGCTATAATGGGCTCCACTGGAATTACCATTAGTAACAACTATTTTTCTCACCATAATGAAGTAATGCTTTTAGGCCATGATGATAG GCATTTGGCTGATTCAGGGATGCAGGTGACGATAGCTTTTAATCACTTTGGAGAAGCATTGGTGCAAAGAATGCCGAGATGCCGGTTAGGGTATATACATGTTGTCAATAATGATTTCACGGCTTGGGAAATGTATGCCATCGGCGGTAGTGCTAACCCTACCATCAACAGTCAAGGGAATCGTTATACTGCACCAGTGGACCCTAATGCTAAAGAG GTGACAAAGAGAGTGGACACGGATGAGAGGGAATGGGCATCTTGGAACTGGAGAACAGAAGGGGATTTAATGGTAAATGGAGCCTATTTTGTGCCTTCCGGTGCCGATGTAAGTCCTCAGTACGCTAAAGCTTCCAGCATCCAGCCTAAATCCGCTGCCTTCATTCAGCAGCTCACTTTCACTGCCGGCGTTTTCGGCGAgtctag CGAAGAGACTGGGAGCTATACCTATCCAGGGTACACCGGCGACACCGTGCCCAGTGGCACCGGCACCACCACTACTGGCAGTTCAGGACCCACCGATGATGGCAACTTCTTTGGAATGATATTTGGGAGCGGCGCAGCACCATCGCCAACCCCACCAGCATTAACATCAATGGCTTCAACATTTTTgtctcttttaattattttaattttgtattctATTACCAACCAAGGTGCGCTACCACcattactatcattattattgttatag